One stretch of Pandoraea oxalativorans DNA includes these proteins:
- a CDS encoding SRPBCC family protein — MSNSIRLPVRERVPMKRVFLFLLGAVAIVALLSLLPLPFERQTHVVTVVTLRAPPQAVYDYVTTPANWPKWHPASLAVQGVTDHPLTVGEEVAEEFRLAGRHGILHWKVVEAKPPFEWRIEGEVNRRPSGAVRYTLTPDGTGTRFRRDFMYRTPNLLFLILDPVFIGPRMRAESAQGASQLEQVFEALAPGVPSPASVPNTASSAGQ; from the coding sequence ATGTCGAACTCGATTCGCCTCCCGGTGCGTGAGCGCGTGCCGATGAAGCGAGTCTTCCTGTTTCTGCTCGGGGCAGTGGCCATCGTCGCCCTGCTGTCCTTGTTGCCCCTGCCGTTCGAGCGCCAGACACATGTCGTGACTGTGGTCACGCTGCGTGCCCCGCCGCAAGCCGTCTACGACTACGTGACGACGCCGGCGAACTGGCCGAAATGGCATCCGGCATCGCTCGCCGTGCAAGGCGTGACCGATCATCCGCTGACGGTCGGGGAAGAGGTGGCGGAAGAATTCCGGCTCGCGGGACGTCACGGCATCCTTCACTGGAAGGTCGTGGAGGCGAAGCCGCCGTTCGAATGGCGCATCGAAGGCGAGGTCAACCGGCGGCCGTCGGGTGCAGTGCGCTACACGCTCACGCCGGACGGCACGGGCACGCGCTTCAGGCGCGACTTCATGTATCGCACCCCGAATCTGCTGTTTCTGATCCTCGATCCGGTCTTTATCGGCCCGCGCATGCGCGCCGAGTCGGCGCAGGGGGCCTCGCAGCTTGAGCAGGTATTCGAGGCGCTCGCGCCGGGCGTGCCGTCACCGGCATCGGTGCCGAACACCGCCAGCAGCGCGGGGCAGTAA
- a CDS encoding glycine cleavage system protein R, with protein sequence MTTSLILNVIGPDRPGLVNAIADRATAAGANWLESRLANLAGQFAGIVHLQVPDEHTEALTQALHALQTHGLQISVTPAQSAAADPGARALQLDLVGQDHPGIVKEISHVLFTRGISIDELATECVEGSMSGGTLFRATARLHVPASVSTDALREVLESLADDLMVDVELDSPPGA encoded by the coding sequence ATGACGACGTCCCTGATTCTCAACGTGATCGGTCCGGATCGCCCGGGTCTGGTCAATGCGATCGCCGATCGCGCCACCGCCGCCGGTGCCAACTGGCTGGAAAGTCGCCTCGCCAATCTTGCCGGCCAGTTCGCCGGCATCGTCCATCTTCAGGTTCCCGACGAGCACACCGAAGCGCTTACCCAAGCGCTGCACGCACTCCAGACGCACGGCCTGCAAATCTCCGTCACCCCCGCACAAAGCGCCGCCGCCGATCCGGGCGCGCGGGCACTTCAGCTCGATCTGGTCGGACAGGACCATCCCGGTATCGTCAAGGAAATCTCGCACGTGCTGTTCACGCGCGGCATTTCCATCGACGAACTCGCCACCGAGTGTGTCGAGGGCTCGATGTCGGGCGGCACGCTGTTTCGTGCGACGGCGCGCCTGCATGTGCCCGCGAGCGTGAGTACCGACGCATTGCGCGAGGTGCTGGAAAGCCTTGCCGACGACCTGATGGTCGATGTCGAACTCGATTCGCCTCCCGGTGCGTGA
- a CDS encoding phosphoribosyltransferase, producing the protein MSAVASFLDRAAAGNALAEVLATNALLSRCAPPLVLAIPRGGVPVAMPIARQLNGTLDVLLAHKLRAPHQAELAVGAVDEFGGIFLADHALSLGATGTYLSHESARQRALIQQRRQAYTPGRGAPHVTGHPVVIVDDGIATGATMTAALRAMRRLGATPLVACAPVGARDAIARLSALADAVVCLETPQPFYAVSVAYSDFAQTDDATVVALLAMAADRP; encoded by the coding sequence ATGTCTGCCGTAGCCTCGTTTCTCGATCGTGCCGCCGCAGGCAATGCGCTGGCCGAAGTGCTCGCCACGAACGCGTTGCTGTCGCGCTGTGCACCTCCCCTCGTGCTCGCTATCCCGCGAGGCGGTGTGCCGGTCGCCATGCCGATCGCGCGCCAGTTGAACGGCACGCTCGACGTGTTGCTCGCGCACAAGCTGCGAGCGCCCCATCAGGCCGAACTCGCTGTCGGCGCAGTCGACGAATTCGGCGGCATCTTTCTTGCCGACCATGCGCTTTCGCTCGGCGCAACCGGCACGTATCTCTCGCATGAGAGCGCCCGTCAGCGGGCGCTGATTCAGCAGCGGCGTCAGGCCTATACGCCCGGACGCGGCGCACCGCACGTCACGGGACACCCCGTGGTCATCGTCGACGACGGCATTGCAACGGGCGCCACGATGACGGCCGCGTTGCGCGCGATGCGACGGCTTGGCGCGACGCCGCTCGTGGCGTGTGCGCCGGTCGGCGCGCGCGACGCCATCGCGCGCCTGAGCGCACTGGCCGACGCGGTCGTCTGTCTGGAAACGCCGCAGCCGTTCTATGCGGTCAGCGTGGCGTACAGCGACTTTGCGCAGACGGACGACGCCACCGTCGTGGCCCTGCTGGCGATGGCCGCGGATCGTCCCTGA